One Pectobacterium colocasium DNA segment encodes these proteins:
- the murE gene encoding UDP-N-acetylmuramoyl-L-alanyl-D-glutamate--2,6-diaminopimelate ligase gives MADRNLRDLLAPWVQDTPARALREMTLDSRVAAAGDLFVAIVGHKTDGRRYIPQAIAQGVAAIVAEAEGEAADGTVREMHGVPVVYLSNLNQRLSALAGRFYQQPAEKLQLIGVTGTNGKTTTTQLLAQWSQALGETSAVMGTVGNGLLGRAIPTENTTGSAVDVQQVLSQLVEQGATFAAMEVSSHGLVQHRVAALPFAAAVFTNLSRDHLDYHGDMESYEAAKWALFAEHRVGQMIINADDEVGLRWLAKLPDAVAVTMETSPLLKSKLVPGCRGRWLKATQIDYHDNGATIAFDSSWGNGEIESRLMGAFNVSNMLLALATLLSLGYPLDKLVITGSQLQPVCGRMEVFHTEGKPTVVVDYAHTPDALEKALDAARLHCLGKLWCVFGCGGDRDKGKRPLMGGIAEQLADRVVVTDDNPRSEEPQAIVADILSGLLDAGRVQVIHGRAEAVTSAIMQAQENDVVLVAGKGHEDYQLVGNQRLDYSDRITVARLLGVIA, from the coding sequence GTGGCAGATCGTAATTTGCGCGATTTACTTGCGCCGTGGGTGCAAGACACTCCGGCGCGCGCGCTGCGGGAAATGACATTAGACAGCCGCGTTGCGGCTGCCGGGGATCTGTTTGTCGCGATTGTCGGGCATAAAACAGATGGACGGCGCTATATTCCGCAGGCAATTGCGCAAGGCGTAGCAGCGATCGTGGCCGAAGCAGAAGGTGAGGCTGCTGATGGCACCGTTCGCGAAATGCACGGTGTGCCAGTGGTCTATCTCAGTAATCTGAACCAGCGGCTTTCCGCACTGGCAGGCCGCTTTTATCAGCAGCCGGCGGAAAAGTTACAGCTGATCGGCGTAACGGGAACCAACGGAAAAACGACGACGACTCAGCTTCTGGCGCAGTGGAGTCAGGCACTAGGCGAAACAAGCGCCGTGATGGGCACTGTCGGCAATGGCCTACTGGGTCGTGCGATTCCAACAGAGAATACGACGGGATCCGCCGTTGATGTTCAGCAGGTGTTGAGCCAGTTGGTCGAGCAAGGTGCGACATTCGCCGCAATGGAAGTCTCTTCCCACGGGTTGGTGCAGCATCGTGTCGCGGCGTTGCCATTCGCGGCAGCGGTGTTCACTAACCTGAGCCGCGACCATCTTGATTATCACGGCGATATGGAGAGCTATGAAGCGGCCAAATGGGCGCTGTTCGCCGAGCATCGCGTGGGGCAGATGATTATCAACGCGGATGATGAGGTCGGGTTGCGCTGGTTGGCGAAGCTGCCGGATGCCGTAGCTGTAACCATGGAAACCTCTCCTCTTCTTAAAAGTAAGCTGGTTCCTGGCTGCCGTGGGCGCTGGCTGAAAGCGACACAGATTGATTATCACGACAACGGGGCCACGATTGCGTTTGATTCAAGCTGGGGGAACGGCGAAATCGAAAGTCGCCTGATGGGGGCGTTTAACGTCAGCAATATGCTGTTGGCGCTGGCAACGCTGCTGTCTCTCGGCTATCCGCTCGACAAGTTGGTCATTACGGGCTCTCAATTGCAACCCGTGTGTGGCCGCATGGAAGTTTTCCATACTGAAGGAAAACCTACTGTCGTTGTTGATTATGCCCACACGCCGGACGCGCTGGAAAAAGCGCTCGACGCTGCACGTTTGCACTGTCTGGGGAAACTCTGGTGTGTGTTTGGTTGCGGCGGCGATCGTGATAAAGGTAAGCGCCCACTTATGGGCGGCATCGCAGAACAACTGGCCGATCGTGTTGTGGTTACGGATGATAACCCGCGCAGTGAAGAACCTCAGGCGATTGTTGCCGATATTCTCTCCGGGCTGCTGGATGCCGGGCGGGTTCAGGTGATTCACGGGCGTGCTGAAGCGGTTACCAGCGCGATCATGCAGGCGCAGGAAAATGACGTCGTGCTGGTTGCAGGCAAAGGGCACGAAGATTACCAACTGGTTGGCAATCAGCGTCTTGATTACTCCGATCGTATCACCGTTGCCCGTCTGCTGGGGGTGATTGCATGA
- a CDS encoding peptidoglycan glycosyltransferase FtsI, whose protein sequence is MKAARTGKLKRQEDQASFVSWRFALLCGCILLAMFGLMARAAYLQVINPDKLVREGDMRSLRVQEVPTARGMISDRAGRPLAVSVPVNAVWADPKEVNDRGGITLDTRWKALSDALDIPLDQLATKINANPKGRFVYLARQVNPAIGEYVHKLKLPGINLRQESRRYYPSGQVTSHLIGFTNIDGQGIEGVEKSFDRWLTGQPGERTVRKDRFGRVIEDISSVDSQAAHNLALSIDERLQALVYRELNNAVAFNKAESGTAVLVDVNTGEVLAMANSPSYNPNNLADTPKEIMRNRAITDIFEPGSTVKPMVVMTALQRGVIKENSVLNTLPYYINGHEIKDVARYSELTLTGVLQKSSNVGVSRLALAMPSSALVDTYSRFGLGKATNLGLVGESSGLYPQKQRWSDIERATFSFGYGLMVTPLQLARVYATIGSFGIYRPLSITKVDPPVPGERVFPEALVRSVVHMMESVALPGGGGTKAAIKGYRIAIKTGTAKKVGPDGKYINKYIAYTAGVAPASNPRFALVVVINDPQAGKYYGGAVSAPIFGAIMGGVLRTMNIEPDALPSGDKNEFVINREEGSGGRS, encoded by the coding sequence ATGAAAGCAGCCCGTACAGGAAAGTTAAAGCGCCAGGAAGATCAAGCCAGCTTTGTTAGCTGGCGTTTTGCGTTGCTTTGCGGCTGTATCCTGCTTGCGATGTTTGGTCTGATGGCTCGTGCGGCTTACCTCCAGGTGATCAATCCAGACAAACTGGTGCGTGAAGGGGATATGCGTTCCCTGCGCGTACAGGAAGTGCCGACGGCACGCGGTATGATTAGCGATCGCGCGGGTCGTCCTTTAGCTGTCAGCGTACCGGTGAATGCCGTTTGGGCGGATCCGAAAGAAGTGAACGATCGTGGTGGGATTACGTTGGATACGCGCTGGAAAGCCCTGTCTGACGCACTTGATATCCCGCTGGATCAACTGGCTACGAAGATCAACGCTAACCCGAAAGGGCGCTTTGTTTACCTTGCGCGTCAGGTGAATCCTGCCATTGGCGAATACGTCCATAAACTGAAACTGCCGGGCATTAATCTGCGACAGGAATCTCGCCGGTATTATCCTTCCGGGCAAGTGACCTCTCACCTCATCGGCTTCACTAATATCGATGGACAAGGCATTGAAGGGGTAGAGAAAAGCTTTGATCGCTGGCTGACCGGGCAACCCGGTGAACGCACCGTGCGTAAAGACCGATTTGGCCGCGTCATTGAAGATATCTCCTCGGTTGATAGTCAGGCTGCACATAATCTGGCGCTGAGTATTGATGAGCGTTTGCAGGCGCTGGTTTACCGCGAACTTAACAACGCCGTTGCCTTTAACAAAGCGGAGTCAGGCACGGCCGTGCTGGTTGATGTGAATACCGGTGAAGTCCTGGCGATGGCCAATAGCCCGTCTTATAACCCGAATAATCTGGCGGATACGCCGAAAGAGATTATGCGTAACCGCGCCATCACCGATATCTTCGAACCAGGTTCTACGGTGAAACCGATGGTGGTGATGACGGCGCTGCAACGCGGTGTCATCAAAGAAAATAGCGTGCTCAATACGCTACCTTATTACATTAATGGTCATGAAATCAAAGACGTGGCACGCTATAGCGAATTGACGCTGACGGGCGTGCTGCAGAAATCGAGTAACGTCGGTGTTTCCAGACTGGCGTTAGCGATGCCTTCCTCTGCGCTGGTAGATACTTACTCGCGTTTTGGATTAGGAAAAGCGACCAATTTGGGGTTGGTCGGAGAAAGCAGTGGCTTATACCCTCAAAAACAACGGTGGTCTGACATAGAGAGGGCCACCTTTTCTTTCGGCTACGGGCTGATGGTAACACCGTTACAGTTAGCGCGAGTCTACGCCACGATCGGCAGTTTCGGCATTTATCGTCCGCTGTCGATTACGAAAGTTGATCCACCCGTTCCCGGCGAGCGTGTTTTCCCTGAAGCGCTGGTACGTTCCGTGGTGCACATGATGGAAAGCGTTGCGCTGCCCGGCGGCGGCGGTACCAAAGCCGCCATCAAAGGCTACCGTATCGCGATTAAAACCGGTACGGCTAAAAAGGTCGGCCCGGATGGCAAATACATCAACAAATATATTGCCTATACGGCTGGCGTAGCTCCAGCCAGTAACCCACGTTTTGCTCTGGTTGTCGTGATCAACGATCCGCAGGCAGGGAAATATTACGGCGGTGCAGTTTCTGCGCCAATCTTTGGCGCCATCATGGGTGGCGTTCTGCGTACGATGAATATCGAACCGGATGCGTTGCCGTCGGGCGACAAAAACGAGTTTGTAATTAATAGAGAAGAGGGATCAGGTGGCAGATCGTAA